The sequence GGTGATCGCGGACCAGTACGGCGTGATCCACGAGGCCGCGGACGCCGGCGAGGGGCACGACTTCCCCGAGCCGCACGAGGTCGTCAACTGGCTCCAGTACCTCGCCGTGCAGTGCCCGGAGTGCCAGGGGGAGGCGCTGTAGGGACCGCGCGAAGTTCAGGTCTCTTCCGGATTATCTAGAGAGTGCTTCTGCGGGTCTATTCGGACAAACTTCTTGTCTTTGGGTCCCACAGAATTATTTTGGTTGGCTGCTGCTATGCCATGCTCGATTTATCAGCGGAGAGTCACACCAACCAAATCAACAGGCCATGAACAAGTCTGAATTGGTCCAGCAGCTTGCCAGCCGTGCAGACCTCAGTCGGTCTGAGGCAGCGAGAGTCGTCGATGCACTGTTCAGTGTCGATGATGGAATAATTGCCAAGACCCTGCGGGGCGGCGACAAGGTTCAGATCACAGGGTTTGGGAGCTTCGAGAGCAAGCGCCGCGAAGCTCGTAAGGGGCGCAATCCCCGGACGGGGAAAGAGATTGAGATCACGCCCTCCACCAGCGCCTCTTTTCGCCCTGGAAAAGGCTTGAAAGACGCATTCGCAGGTCCAGGAACAAGCGCAGGTCCCGGGACTGGTAGCGGAGGTCCTGGAAGGAAAGGGCGTTAAGCAGGAACGGGCAGAGCGCGTTGGCTAGGTGAATAATCATGATCACACTCAAAGAAGCGCGCGACTATTATTTCCAGCGTTCCACAAAGGTGAGTGATATCGTACGTCAACTCGCCTTTGCGGGTATTGCAATCATTTGGCTGTTCAAATCAGAAGTTCGCGGCGTGCCCCGGGTTCCTGACGAGCTACTAACTGCCGGCTTCCTGATCATCGTTGGTCTAGCTCTCGATTTATTTCAATATGTGAGCGCTGCAATTTTGTGGGGTACATTCGCGCGATACAAGGAGCGTAAAGGAGTTGCCGCCGGGGACAGCTTTGTTGCTCCCGCTTGGATCAATTGGCCGGCTCTCACGTGCTTTTGCCTGAAAATTGTCTTTATTCTGGGAGCATACGTCGTGATAGGACGTTTTCTTTATCAGATTCTCCAGCGCTCAACACCCGCCCCTTGAGTCGGCTGGCGATAAAGCGGAGGTATTCATTCTCTTACTGGCCGCCTGAGCCGCCGGCTCTGCGGGTAGGGGAAGAAGTCGGGGACGGCGCCGGCCTCCTGCTGCTCCTGCATCCCGCGCCAGAAGCGCACGGTGAACAGGTCGCCGTGCACATTTATGAACACTCTTGACCAGCCACCAGAGGACAATTATTAAAAACAGAAGGTACTTGCTCACAATTCACCCCTCCGTGTGCCATGTCTCTTTCCTATTGTTCCAGGTTTATGTGCGCTTTGGCGCTTTTCTCGGTTCCTCTGTGGCCGGTCACGGCAAGAGCGCAGGCGATCCCCGCGCCGTGTCCACATCCCACGATGGGAACCTCCGTGATCGAGAACCCCTTCAATCCGGGACACATCACGAAGGAACCCGAGCACATCGACTTTCCGGTCGATCTACTGATTGCCCACGGAACGCCGGGTAGTCCATTCGGGGAGTACTCGACGGTCCCCACGATACCCGAGACATCCACGCATCGCTGGAGTATGGCCTGGATCGGCACCACCTGTTACATGATAGACCCCCTGGTTCCGATTATATGGGTGCAGGTCAACGAGACCTATGGCATCGCCATCCGTAAGGCGGGCGGTGGAACAGGGAGTGGGGATAATCAACCTAACGACGAATCCTGGTACGAATGGTTCGATGGAGTACGGTTCTCATGCACCTCCGACTACAGCT comes from Longimicrobium sp. and encodes:
- a CDS encoding HU family DNA-binding protein — encoded protein: MNKSELVQQLASRADLSRSEAARVVDALFSVDDGIIAKTLRGGDKVQITGFGSFESKRREARKGRNPRTGKEIEITPSTSASFRPGKGLKDAFAGPGTSAGPGTGSGGPGRKGR